From Aricia agestis chromosome 11, ilAriAges1.1, whole genome shotgun sequence, a single genomic window includes:
- the LOC121731603 gene encoding integrin beta-PS: MYRTKLLVLYAACLLTVCLGQRAEQLLAQNPCSSKTTCSECARTPSCAWCFASEFNGPRCFNPAMEGGTAGCSEEFIFNPDNQQSIDPMFNRDLTRARGRMGIGMESSYYEESLSSSSSSSSSMSGGFKGAAGGENLVQIKPQRVKLRLRQNQMQKMTFSYAQAQDYPVDLYYLMDLSRSMKNDKEKLSSLGSLLSSTMRNITSNFRIGFGSFVDKLVMPFVSTVPKKLIAPCDDCAAPYGYKNQMSLSNDTDFFDMAVARADVSGNLDAPEGGFDAIMQAVVCKDQIGWREHARKLLVFSTDAGFHYAGDGKLGGIVQPNDGECHMENNVYTHSTTQDYPSISQINLKVKEHAINVIFAVTAEQIGVYEQLSQHIEGSSSGTLSEDSGNVVELVREQYNKITSTVEMKDTTSDAVQIMYYSSCLGDKDNVMQTNKCDGLKVGDVVEFTAEIVLKECPKDPTKWRQNFTIYPVGVSESLTVELEMICDCPCEHPGHHAYDDSGLVCSGQGVSACGVCVCAPGRFGKACECSAHGGGSLEQERGCRPTNATAGPLCSNRGTCICGVCECNKMDDPQKVISGPFCECDNFSCDMNKGELCSGPTHGECVCGKCSCRPDYTGPACQCLKDQKPCISPENGKICSGNGKCVCGQCVCNVDDNRHYSGKFCDKCPTCPGRCEDYKLCVLCEVHGRGPLYNAEAPPEKRCGDCAYLPEVVEGKIEANETINEHLCSFYDDEDCLYVYVYSFNDAQRLRIRAQKDHECPRKVFILGIVMGVIAAIVLVGLALLMLWKMVTTIHDRREFARFEKERMMAKWDTGENPIYKQATSTFKNPTYAGK, translated from the exons ATGTATCGAACGAAACTGCTAGTGTTATACGCGGCGTGCCTGCTCACGGTGTGCCTGGGTCAGAGGGCTGAGCAACTCCTGGCACAGAACCCCTGCTCGAGCAAGACGACGTGTAGCGAGTGCGCGCGAACCCCCTCCTGTGCCTGGTGTTTCGCCTCCGAGTTCAACGGCCCGAGATGCTTCAACCCCGCCATGGAGGGTGGCACTGCCGGCTGCAGCGAGGAGTTCATCTTCAATCCCGACAACCAGCAGTCCATCGACCCTATGTTCAATAGGGATTTGACGAGAG CGAGAGGACGCATGGGTATCGGCATGGAATCCTCGTACTACGAGGAGTCTTTGAGCAGCAGCAGTAGCAGTAGCAGTTCCATGAGCGGTGGCTTCAAAGGCGCGGCCGGGGGCGAAAACCTAGTGCAGATCAAACCCCAACGAGTCAAGCTGCGCCTGAGACAGA ATCAGATGCAGAAAATGACGTTCTCGTACGCTCAAGCGCAGGACTACCCTGTAGATCTCTACTACCTCATGGACCTCAGTCGTTCCATGAAGAACGACAAGGAGAAGCTCAGTTCCCTGGGCAGTCTGCTGTCCAGCACCATGAGAAATATCACGTCCAACTTCAGAATCGGATTCGGTTCCTTCGTGGACAAACTAGTCATGCCTTTTGTGTCTACCGTACCAAAGAA acTCATAGCTCCGTGTGACGACTGCGCGGCTCCCTACGGATACAAAAATCAAATGTCTCTTAGCAACGACACAGATTTCTTtgat ATGGCGGTAGCACGCGCGGACGTGTCCGGCAACTTGGACGCTCCCGAGGGCGGCTTTGACGCCATCATGCAGGCCGTCGTGTGCAAGGACCAGATCGGCTGGCGCGAGCACGCACGTAAACTGCTTGTGTTCTCCACTGACGCGGGCTTCCACTACGCCGGGGATGGAAAG TTGGGAGGTATCGTGCAGCCGAACGACGGGGAGTGTCACATGGAGAACAACGTGTACACACACTCCACAACCCAGGACTATCCCAGTATATCGCAGATCAATCTCAAG GTGAAGGAGCACGCTATCAACGTGATATTCGCAGTGACGGCGGAACAGATCGGCGTGTACGAGCAGCTCAGCCAGCACATCGAGGGCTCCAGCAGCGGCACCCTCAGCGAAGACTCCGGCAACGTCGTCGAGCTCGTGCGAGAGCAGTACAAC AAAATCACGTCGACCGTGGAGATGAAGGACACGACGAGCGACGCGGTGCAGATCATGTATTACTCATCCTGTCTCGGCGATAAGGACAACGTCATGCAGACCAACAAGTGCGACGGACTCAAG GTCGGCGACGTAGTAGAGTTCACGGCGGAGATAGTGCTGAAGGAGTGCCCCAAGGACCCGACCAAGTGGCGACAGAACTTCACCATATACCCGGTGGGCGTGTCCGAGAGTCTGACTGTCGAGCTAGAGATGATCTGCGATTGCCCCTGCGAACACCCCGGACATCAT GCGTACGACGACAGCGGTCTCGTGTGTAGCGGGCAGGGCGTGTCAGCGTGCGGAGTCTGCGTATGCGCGCCCGGCCGGTTCGGTAAAGCCTGCGAGTGCAGCGCGCACGGCGGCGGCTCCCTAGAACAGGAGCGCGGCTGTCGGCCGACCAACGCCACCGCTGGCCCGCTCTGTTCTAACCGCGGTACCTGCATCTGCGGTGTGTGCGAGTGCAATAAGATGGACGATCCGCAGAAG GTGATATCGGGTCCGTTCTGCGAGTGCGACAACTTCTCGTGCGACATGAACAAGGGCGAGCTGTGTTCGGGGCCGACGCACGGGGAGTGCGTGTGCGGCAAGTGCAGCTGCCGACCCGACTACACCGGACCCGCCTGCCAGTGTCTTAAGGACCAGAAGCCGTGTATATCGCCAG aaAATGGCAAGATCTGCAGCGGCAACGGCAAGTGCGTGTGCGGGCAGTGCGTGTGCAACGTCGACGATAACAGACACTACTCCGGCAAGTTCTGCGACAAGTGCCCC ACATGCCCCGGTCGGTGCGAGGACTACAAGCTGTGCGTGCTGTGCGAGGTGCACGGCCGCGGCCCGCTCTACAACGCCGAAGCCCCGCCCGAGAAGCGCTGCGGTGACTGCGCATACCTGCCTGAAGTTGTAGAGGGCAAGATCGAAG CCAACGAGACGATAAACGAGCACCTGTGCAGCTTCTACGACGACGAGGACTGCCTGTACGTGTACGTGTACTCGTTCAACGACGCCCAGCGCCTGCGCATCCGCGCGCAGAAAGACCACGAGTGCCCGCGCAAG GTGTTCATCCTGGGCATCGTGATGGGTGTGATAGCGGCGATCGTACTGGTGGGTCTGGCGCTGCTGATGCTGTGGAAGATGGTCACCACCATCCACGACCGCCGGGAGTTCGCGCGCTTCGAGAAGGAGCGCATGATGGCCAAGTGGGACACG GGAGAGAATCCTATTTACAAGCAAGCGACATCTACATTCAAGAACCCGACGTACGCTGGAAAATAA